A section of the Tamandua tetradactyla isolate mTamTet1 chromosome 4, mTamTet1.pri, whole genome shotgun sequence genome encodes:
- the DYRK3 gene encoding dual specificity tyrosine-phosphorylation-regulated kinase 3 isoform X3 — protein sequence MRLGDGVYDTFMMIDETKCPPCSNVLCNPSEPPLPRRLNITSEHLTRDHTRCLLNGGEMKVEQLFQEFGSRKADTFQSAGVSDSEKCSPTVSQGKSSDSLNVVKSSSSCKAPKVVPLTPEQALKQYKHHLTAYEKLEIINYPEIYFVGPNAKKRNGVIGGPNNGGYDDPDGAYIHVPRDHLAYRYEVLKIIGKGSFGQVARVYDHKLRQYVALKMVRNEKRFHRQATEEIRILEHLKKQDKTGSMNVIHMLESFTFRNHVCMAFELLSIDLYELIKKNKFQGFSVQLVRKFAQSILQSLDALHKNKIIHCDLKPENILLKHHGRSATKVIDFGSSCFEYQKLYTYIQSRFYRAPEIILGSRYSTPIDIWSFGCILAELLTGQPLFPGEDEGDQLACMMELLGMPPPKLLEQSKRAKYFINSKGLPRYCSVTTQADGKVVLVGGRSRRGKKRGPPGSKDWVTALKGCDDYLFIEFLKRCLHWDPAARLTPAQALRHPWISKSVPRPLTIEKVSGKRVVNPTSAFQGLGSKLPPVVGIANKLKTNLMSETNGGIPLCSVLPKLIS from the coding sequence ATTACCTCCGAGCACTTAACAAGAGATCATACCAGGTGCCTTCTGAATGGAGGGGAGATGAAGGTAGAACAGCTGTTTCAAGAATTTGGCAGTAGAAAAGCTGATACTTTTCAGTCAGCTGGCGTCAGTGATTCTGAAAAATGTTCACCCACCGTTTCTCAGGGTAAAAGTTCGGATAGCTTGAATGTAGTAAAATCCAGCAGTTCCTGCAAAGCACCCAAAGTGGTACCTCTAACCCCAGAACAAGCACTGAAGCAATATAAACACCACCTCACTGCTTATGAGAAGCTGGAAATCATCAACTACCCAGAAATTTACTTTGTGGGTccaaatgccaaaaaaagaaatggagttatTGGTGGTCCCAATAACGGGGGATATGATGACCCAGATGGTGCCTATATTCACGTGCCTCGGGATCATCTAGCTTACCGATATGAAGTGCTGAAAATTATTGGCAAGGGGAGTTTTGGGCAGGTGGCCCGGGTCTATGATCACAAACTTCGACAGTATGTGGCCCTAAAGATGGTACGCAACGAAAAGCGCTTCCATCGTCAAGCAACCGAAGAGATCCGGATTTTGGAGCATcttaaaaaacaagataaaactgGTAGCATGAATGTTATCCACATGCTGGAAAGTTTCACATTCCGGAACCATGTTTGCATGGCCTTTGAATTGCTGAGCATAGACCTTtatgagctaataaaaaaaaacaagtttcagGGATTTAGCGTCCAGTTAGTACGCAAGTTTGCTCAGTCCATCTTGCAGTCGTTGGATGCTCTCCACAAAAATAAGATCATTCACTGCGACCTGAAGCCAGAAAACATTCTCCTGAAACACCATGGGCGTAGTGCCACCAAGGTCATTGATTTTGGGTCCAGCTGTTTTGAGTACCAGAAGCTTTACACATATATCCAGTCTCGGTTCTACAGAGCTCCAGAGATCATCTTAGGAAGCCGCTACAGCACACCTATTGACATATGGAGTTTTGGCTGTATCCTTGCCGAACTTTTAACAGGACAACCTCTCTTCCCAGGAGAGGATGAAGGAGACCAGTTGGCCTGTATGATGGAGCTTCTAGGGATGCCACCACCAAAACTTCTGGAGCAATCCAAACGTGCCAAGTACTTTATTAACTCCAAAGGCCTACCTCGCTATTGCTCTGTGACCACTCAGGCAGATGGAAAGGTTGTGCTTGTGGGGGGTCGTTCACGTAGGGGTAAGAAGCGAGGTCCCCCGGGCAGCAAAGACTGGGTGACAGCTCTGAAAGGGTGTGATGACTACTTATTTATAGAGTTTTTGAAAAGGTGTCTTCATTGGGACCCTGCTGCCCGCCTGACCCCAGCCCAAGCGTTAAGACACCCTTGGATTAGCAAGTCTGTACCCAGACCTCTCACCATAGAAAAGGTGTCAGGGAAACGGGTAGTAAATCCTACAAGTGCTTTCCAGGGACTGGGTTccaaactgcctccagttgttgGAATAGCCAATAAGCTTAAAACTAACTTAATGTCAGAAACCAATGGTGGTATACCTCTGTGCAGTGTATTGCCAAAACTGATTAGCTAA
- the DYRK3 gene encoding dual specificity tyrosine-phosphorylation-regulated kinase 3 isoform X2 encodes MRGPLGPGSRPSSGGNGALGLGDGVYDTFMMIDETKCPPCSNVLCNPSEPPLPRRLNITSEHLTRDHTRCLLNGGEMKVEQLFQEFGSRKADTFQSAGVSDSEKCSPTVSQGKSSDSLNVVKSSSSCKAPKVVPLTPEQALKQYKHHLTAYEKLEIINYPEIYFVGPNAKKRNGVIGGPNNGGYDDPDGAYIHVPRDHLAYRYEVLKIIGKGSFGQVARVYDHKLRQYVALKMVRNEKRFHRQATEEIRILEHLKKQDKTGSMNVIHMLESFTFRNHVCMAFELLSIDLYELIKKNKFQGFSVQLVRKFAQSILQSLDALHKNKIIHCDLKPENILLKHHGRSATKVIDFGSSCFEYQKLYTYIQSRFYRAPEIILGSRYSTPIDIWSFGCILAELLTGQPLFPGEDEGDQLACMMELLGMPPPKLLEQSKRAKYFINSKGLPRYCSVTTQADGKVVLVGGRSRRGKKRGPPGSKDWVTALKGCDDYLFIEFLKRCLHWDPAARLTPAQALRHPWISKSVPRPLTIEKVSGKRVVNPTSAFQGLGSKLPPVVGIANKLKTNLMSETNGGIPLCSVLPKLIS; translated from the coding sequence ATTACCTCCGAGCACTTAACAAGAGATCATACCAGGTGCCTTCTGAATGGAGGGGAGATGAAGGTAGAACAGCTGTTTCAAGAATTTGGCAGTAGAAAAGCTGATACTTTTCAGTCAGCTGGCGTCAGTGATTCTGAAAAATGTTCACCCACCGTTTCTCAGGGTAAAAGTTCGGATAGCTTGAATGTAGTAAAATCCAGCAGTTCCTGCAAAGCACCCAAAGTGGTACCTCTAACCCCAGAACAAGCACTGAAGCAATATAAACACCACCTCACTGCTTATGAGAAGCTGGAAATCATCAACTACCCAGAAATTTACTTTGTGGGTccaaatgccaaaaaaagaaatggagttatTGGTGGTCCCAATAACGGGGGATATGATGACCCAGATGGTGCCTATATTCACGTGCCTCGGGATCATCTAGCTTACCGATATGAAGTGCTGAAAATTATTGGCAAGGGGAGTTTTGGGCAGGTGGCCCGGGTCTATGATCACAAACTTCGACAGTATGTGGCCCTAAAGATGGTACGCAACGAAAAGCGCTTCCATCGTCAAGCAACCGAAGAGATCCGGATTTTGGAGCATcttaaaaaacaagataaaactgGTAGCATGAATGTTATCCACATGCTGGAAAGTTTCACATTCCGGAACCATGTTTGCATGGCCTTTGAATTGCTGAGCATAGACCTTtatgagctaataaaaaaaaacaagtttcagGGATTTAGCGTCCAGTTAGTACGCAAGTTTGCTCAGTCCATCTTGCAGTCGTTGGATGCTCTCCACAAAAATAAGATCATTCACTGCGACCTGAAGCCAGAAAACATTCTCCTGAAACACCATGGGCGTAGTGCCACCAAGGTCATTGATTTTGGGTCCAGCTGTTTTGAGTACCAGAAGCTTTACACATATATCCAGTCTCGGTTCTACAGAGCTCCAGAGATCATCTTAGGAAGCCGCTACAGCACACCTATTGACATATGGAGTTTTGGCTGTATCCTTGCCGAACTTTTAACAGGACAACCTCTCTTCCCAGGAGAGGATGAAGGAGACCAGTTGGCCTGTATGATGGAGCTTCTAGGGATGCCACCACCAAAACTTCTGGAGCAATCCAAACGTGCCAAGTACTTTATTAACTCCAAAGGCCTACCTCGCTATTGCTCTGTGACCACTCAGGCAGATGGAAAGGTTGTGCTTGTGGGGGGTCGTTCACGTAGGGGTAAGAAGCGAGGTCCCCCGGGCAGCAAAGACTGGGTGACAGCTCTGAAAGGGTGTGATGACTACTTATTTATAGAGTTTTTGAAAAGGTGTCTTCATTGGGACCCTGCTGCCCGCCTGACCCCAGCCCAAGCGTTAAGACACCCTTGGATTAGCAAGTCTGTACCCAGACCTCTCACCATAGAAAAGGTGTCAGGGAAACGGGTAGTAAATCCTACAAGTGCTTTCCAGGGACTGGGTTccaaactgcctccagttgttgGAATAGCCAATAAGCTTAAAACTAACTTAATGTCAGAAACCAATGGTGGTATACCTCTGTGCAGTGTATTGCCAAAACTGATTAGCTAA
- the DYRK3 gene encoding dual specificity tyrosine-phosphorylation-regulated kinase 3 isoform X4 has protein sequence MMIDETKCPPCSNVLCNPSEPPLPRRLNITSEHLTRDHTRCLLNGGEMKVEQLFQEFGSRKADTFQSAGVSDSEKCSPTVSQGKSSDSLNVVKSSSSCKAPKVVPLTPEQALKQYKHHLTAYEKLEIINYPEIYFVGPNAKKRNGVIGGPNNGGYDDPDGAYIHVPRDHLAYRYEVLKIIGKGSFGQVARVYDHKLRQYVALKMVRNEKRFHRQATEEIRILEHLKKQDKTGSMNVIHMLESFTFRNHVCMAFELLSIDLYELIKKNKFQGFSVQLVRKFAQSILQSLDALHKNKIIHCDLKPENILLKHHGRSATKVIDFGSSCFEYQKLYTYIQSRFYRAPEIILGSRYSTPIDIWSFGCILAELLTGQPLFPGEDEGDQLACMMELLGMPPPKLLEQSKRAKYFINSKGLPRYCSVTTQADGKVVLVGGRSRRGKKRGPPGSKDWVTALKGCDDYLFIEFLKRCLHWDPAARLTPAQALRHPWISKSVPRPLTIEKVSGKRVVNPTSAFQGLGSKLPPVVGIANKLKTNLMSETNGGIPLCSVLPKLIS, from the coding sequence ATTACCTCCGAGCACTTAACAAGAGATCATACCAGGTGCCTTCTGAATGGAGGGGAGATGAAGGTAGAACAGCTGTTTCAAGAATTTGGCAGTAGAAAAGCTGATACTTTTCAGTCAGCTGGCGTCAGTGATTCTGAAAAATGTTCACCCACCGTTTCTCAGGGTAAAAGTTCGGATAGCTTGAATGTAGTAAAATCCAGCAGTTCCTGCAAAGCACCCAAAGTGGTACCTCTAACCCCAGAACAAGCACTGAAGCAATATAAACACCACCTCACTGCTTATGAGAAGCTGGAAATCATCAACTACCCAGAAATTTACTTTGTGGGTccaaatgccaaaaaaagaaatggagttatTGGTGGTCCCAATAACGGGGGATATGATGACCCAGATGGTGCCTATATTCACGTGCCTCGGGATCATCTAGCTTACCGATATGAAGTGCTGAAAATTATTGGCAAGGGGAGTTTTGGGCAGGTGGCCCGGGTCTATGATCACAAACTTCGACAGTATGTGGCCCTAAAGATGGTACGCAACGAAAAGCGCTTCCATCGTCAAGCAACCGAAGAGATCCGGATTTTGGAGCATcttaaaaaacaagataaaactgGTAGCATGAATGTTATCCACATGCTGGAAAGTTTCACATTCCGGAACCATGTTTGCATGGCCTTTGAATTGCTGAGCATAGACCTTtatgagctaataaaaaaaaacaagtttcagGGATTTAGCGTCCAGTTAGTACGCAAGTTTGCTCAGTCCATCTTGCAGTCGTTGGATGCTCTCCACAAAAATAAGATCATTCACTGCGACCTGAAGCCAGAAAACATTCTCCTGAAACACCATGGGCGTAGTGCCACCAAGGTCATTGATTTTGGGTCCAGCTGTTTTGAGTACCAGAAGCTTTACACATATATCCAGTCTCGGTTCTACAGAGCTCCAGAGATCATCTTAGGAAGCCGCTACAGCACACCTATTGACATATGGAGTTTTGGCTGTATCCTTGCCGAACTTTTAACAGGACAACCTCTCTTCCCAGGAGAGGATGAAGGAGACCAGTTGGCCTGTATGATGGAGCTTCTAGGGATGCCACCACCAAAACTTCTGGAGCAATCCAAACGTGCCAAGTACTTTATTAACTCCAAAGGCCTACCTCGCTATTGCTCTGTGACCACTCAGGCAGATGGAAAGGTTGTGCTTGTGGGGGGTCGTTCACGTAGGGGTAAGAAGCGAGGTCCCCCGGGCAGCAAAGACTGGGTGACAGCTCTGAAAGGGTGTGATGACTACTTATTTATAGAGTTTTTGAAAAGGTGTCTTCATTGGGACCCTGCTGCCCGCCTGACCCCAGCCCAAGCGTTAAGACACCCTTGGATTAGCAAGTCTGTACCCAGACCTCTCACCATAGAAAAGGTGTCAGGGAAACGGGTAGTAAATCCTACAAGTGCTTTCCAGGGACTGGGTTccaaactgcctccagttgttgGAATAGCCAATAAGCTTAAAACTAACTTAATGTCAGAAACCAATGGTGGTATACCTCTGTGCAGTGTATTGCCAAAACTGATTAGCTAA
- the DYRK3 gene encoding dual specificity tyrosine-phosphorylation-regulated kinase 3 isoform X5 codes for MKVEQLFQEFGSRKADTFQSAGVSDSEKCSPTVSQGKSSDSLNVVKSSSSCKAPKVVPLTPEQALKQYKHHLTAYEKLEIINYPEIYFVGPNAKKRNGVIGGPNNGGYDDPDGAYIHVPRDHLAYRYEVLKIIGKGSFGQVARVYDHKLRQYVALKMVRNEKRFHRQATEEIRILEHLKKQDKTGSMNVIHMLESFTFRNHVCMAFELLSIDLYELIKKNKFQGFSVQLVRKFAQSILQSLDALHKNKIIHCDLKPENILLKHHGRSATKVIDFGSSCFEYQKLYTYIQSRFYRAPEIILGSRYSTPIDIWSFGCILAELLTGQPLFPGEDEGDQLACMMELLGMPPPKLLEQSKRAKYFINSKGLPRYCSVTTQADGKVVLVGGRSRRGKKRGPPGSKDWVTALKGCDDYLFIEFLKRCLHWDPAARLTPAQALRHPWISKSVPRPLTIEKVSGKRVVNPTSAFQGLGSKLPPVVGIANKLKTNLMSETNGGIPLCSVLPKLIS; via the coding sequence ATGAAGGTAGAACAGCTGTTTCAAGAATTTGGCAGTAGAAAAGCTGATACTTTTCAGTCAGCTGGCGTCAGTGATTCTGAAAAATGTTCACCCACCGTTTCTCAGGGTAAAAGTTCGGATAGCTTGAATGTAGTAAAATCCAGCAGTTCCTGCAAAGCACCCAAAGTGGTACCTCTAACCCCAGAACAAGCACTGAAGCAATATAAACACCACCTCACTGCTTATGAGAAGCTGGAAATCATCAACTACCCAGAAATTTACTTTGTGGGTccaaatgccaaaaaaagaaatggagttatTGGTGGTCCCAATAACGGGGGATATGATGACCCAGATGGTGCCTATATTCACGTGCCTCGGGATCATCTAGCTTACCGATATGAAGTGCTGAAAATTATTGGCAAGGGGAGTTTTGGGCAGGTGGCCCGGGTCTATGATCACAAACTTCGACAGTATGTGGCCCTAAAGATGGTACGCAACGAAAAGCGCTTCCATCGTCAAGCAACCGAAGAGATCCGGATTTTGGAGCATcttaaaaaacaagataaaactgGTAGCATGAATGTTATCCACATGCTGGAAAGTTTCACATTCCGGAACCATGTTTGCATGGCCTTTGAATTGCTGAGCATAGACCTTtatgagctaataaaaaaaaacaagtttcagGGATTTAGCGTCCAGTTAGTACGCAAGTTTGCTCAGTCCATCTTGCAGTCGTTGGATGCTCTCCACAAAAATAAGATCATTCACTGCGACCTGAAGCCAGAAAACATTCTCCTGAAACACCATGGGCGTAGTGCCACCAAGGTCATTGATTTTGGGTCCAGCTGTTTTGAGTACCAGAAGCTTTACACATATATCCAGTCTCGGTTCTACAGAGCTCCAGAGATCATCTTAGGAAGCCGCTACAGCACACCTATTGACATATGGAGTTTTGGCTGTATCCTTGCCGAACTTTTAACAGGACAACCTCTCTTCCCAGGAGAGGATGAAGGAGACCAGTTGGCCTGTATGATGGAGCTTCTAGGGATGCCACCACCAAAACTTCTGGAGCAATCCAAACGTGCCAAGTACTTTATTAACTCCAAAGGCCTACCTCGCTATTGCTCTGTGACCACTCAGGCAGATGGAAAGGTTGTGCTTGTGGGGGGTCGTTCACGTAGGGGTAAGAAGCGAGGTCCCCCGGGCAGCAAAGACTGGGTGACAGCTCTGAAAGGGTGTGATGACTACTTATTTATAGAGTTTTTGAAAAGGTGTCTTCATTGGGACCCTGCTGCCCGCCTGACCCCAGCCCAAGCGTTAAGACACCCTTGGATTAGCAAGTCTGTACCCAGACCTCTCACCATAGAAAAGGTGTCAGGGAAACGGGTAGTAAATCCTACAAGTGCTTTCCAGGGACTGGGTTccaaactgcctccagttgttgGAATAGCCAATAAGCTTAAAACTAACTTAATGTCAGAAACCAATGGTGGTATACCTCTGTGCAGTGTATTGCCAAAACTGATTAGCTAA